Proteins co-encoded in one Papaver somniferum cultivar HN1 chromosome 5, ASM357369v1, whole genome shotgun sequence genomic window:
- the LOC113280116 gene encoding purine permease 3-like, with protein sequence MSALHIEMMEEGVLSPNIKPSTPSKNIKLSDDIHGDDDGDLKMINKQSLMEKWGLLVMYCIFAAVGFTGGPLLLRVYFLHGGSRKWLSSALQTAGFPILLLPLAILYAKRDKAAPQTNFFASPKLLLSSIFIGILLGVSNFMYSYGLSFLPVSTSSILLSTNLIFTALCALILVRQKFSPFSINAIVIMTLGSVLLGVGQNGDRPEGVTSLQYLLGFILSIGAAASGGLALPCIEVAYTKANQVMTYPIVLQYQFFMALSATVFSIIGMAVNKDFQAMQREADEFGLGKMEYYLVLVSSAVVWQISYIGTLGIIFYATSIFAGVVSAVLLPLTEIAAVIVFHEKFTGEKGMALAMSVWGFLSYFYGTYKESKIQTQIDSTKTSTRE encoded by the coding sequence ATGTCGGCGTTGCATATTGAAATGATGGAGGAAGGAGTCTTGAGCCCCAACATCAAACCTAGTACACCTTCCAAAAACATTAAACTCTCTGACGATATTCATGGTGATGATGATGGCGACTTGAAGATGATCAATAAGCAATCTCTTATGGAAAAATGGGGACTTCTCGTGATGTACTGCATTTTTGCAGCAGTGGGTTTCACTGGTGGACCTCTATTACTTCGGGTTTACTTCTTACATGGTGGTAGTCGTAAATGGTTATCAAGTGCATTACAAACAGCTGGATTTCCGATACTTCTCTTGCCACTCGCTATCCTTTACGCTAAACGTGATAAAGCAGCACCACAAACAAATTTCTTTGCCTCTCCCAAACTCTTACTTTCAAGTATATTTATTGGTATACTACTAGGAGTTAGCAACTTCATGTACTCTTATGGTTTATCGTTCCTTCCCGTTTCAACTTCGTCGATTCTACTCTCAACGAACCTTATTTTCACAGCCCTTTGTGCCTTAATTCTTGTTCGACAGAAATTTAGTCCTTTTTCGATCAATGCTATTGTAATAATGACACTGGGTTCAGTCTTACTTGGTGTTGGGCAAAACGGTGATCGTCCTGAGGGTGTCACTAGTTTGCAATACTTACTAGGTTTCATTTTAAGTATTGGTGCTGCTGCTTCAGGGGGATTAGCCTTACCTTGTATAGAGGTTGCTTACACTAAAGCCAACCAAGTAATGACATATCCTATAGTGTTGCAGTATCAATTTTTCATGGCGCTTTCAGCTACGGTTTTCAGTATCATAGGAATGGCTGTAAACAAGGATTTCCAGGCAATGCAGAGAGAAGCAGATGAATTTGGATTAGGCAAGATGGAATACTATTTAGTATTGGTCTCAAGTGCAGTAGTGTGGCAAATTTCATATATTGGAACATTAGGGATTATATTTTATGCAACATCTATCTTTGCTGGAGTTGTTAGCGCAGTGTTACTTCCTCTCACTGAAATCGCGGCTGTAATTGTTTTCCATGAGAAGTTTACAGGTGAGAAAGGAATGGCTTTGGCTATGAGTGTTTGGGGCTTCCTTTCTTACTTTTATGGAACGTACAAGGAGAGCAAAATACAAACACAAATAGATAGTACTAAAACCAGCACAAGAGAATGA